One window from the genome of Rhodopseudomonas sp. P2A-2r encodes:
- a CDS encoding nuclear transport factor 2 family protein: MSRPPLPPFTRETAAQKARMAEDAWNSRDPVKVSLAYTENSVWRNRVEFFEGRPAIVDFLTRKWAKEHEYRLIKDLWAFDGNFIAVRFQYEWHDDAGNWFRSYGNEQWEFDAEGLMARREASINDLAIAEKDRRFLWPAPGPRPADVPGLAATPF; the protein is encoded by the coding sequence ATGTCGCGCCCGCCATTGCCGCCGTTCACCCGCGAGACCGCCGCGCAAAAAGCGCGTATGGCCGAAGACGCCTGGAATTCCCGCGACCCGGTCAAGGTCTCGCTGGCCTATACCGAAAACAGCGTATGGCGTAACCGCGTCGAGTTCTTCGAAGGGCGCCCGGCGATTGTCGACTTCCTGACCCGCAAATGGGCGAAGGAGCATGAGTATCGCCTGATCAAGGATCTGTGGGCCTTCGACGGCAACTTCATCGCGGTGCGCTTCCAGTATGAATGGCACGACGACGCCGGAAACTGGTTTCGCTCCTACGGCAACGAGCAGTGGGAATTCGATGCCGAAGGTTTGATGGCGCGCCGCGAGGCCAGCATCAACGATCTGGCGATTGCCGAGAAGGACCGCCGCTTCCTGTGGCCGGCGCCCGGGCCGCGCCCGGCCGATGTGCCGGGGCTGGCCGCGACGCCGTTCTAG
- the ybgC gene encoding tol-pal system-associated acyl-CoA thioesterase, protein MTTHLDGAIADGLHRMQVRVYYEDTDFSGIVYHANYLRFMERGRTNYLRLLGADQRALFAEAESEAPGFAFVVRAMTLEFLKPSRMDDVLEIVTRPIDVKGASITLSQEVRRGDELLLEAKVKVAFVSDGRARPIPKALRTAMKADQL, encoded by the coding sequence ATGACCACCCATCTCGACGGCGCCATTGCTGACGGCCTGCATCGCATGCAGGTCCGGGTCTATTACGAAGACACCGACTTCTCCGGTATTGTCTATCATGCCAACTACCTGCGCTTCATGGAGCGCGGCCGCACCAACTATCTGCGGCTGCTCGGCGCCGACCAGCGCGCGCTGTTTGCGGAAGCCGAGAGCGAGGCGCCCGGCTTTGCCTTCGTGGTGCGTGCGATGACGCTCGAATTCCTGAAGCCGAGCCGGATGGACGACGTGCTGGAGATCGTGACGCGCCCGATCGACGTGAAGGGCGCCTCGATTACGCTGAGCCAGGAAGTGCGGCGCGGCGACGAACTGCTGCTGGAGGCGAAAGTGAAAGTCGCGTTCGTGTCAGACGGCCGGGCCAGGCCGATCCCGAAGGCGCTGCGAACAGCAATGAAGGCCGATCAGCTTTAG
- a CDS encoding oleate hydratase yields the protein MKAYLAGGGIASLASAAYLIRDGGLKGDNISVFEETELLGGSLDGDGNADKGYVIRGGRMFTYEAYTCTFDLLSGIPSLGNPAITVKDEIYAFNEKHIPNSKARLVRGGQKVDVSTMGFSAQDRLDLIELMATSEATLGARRIADMFQPSFFTTNFWYMWVTTFAFQPWHSAVELKRYLHRFIQEFPRIQTLGGVRRTPYNQYDSIVLPLTTWLKAQGVNFVTGVRVADMDFKYGPRGKAVERLHVVEHGVPKLIAVGDDDLVFVTNGSMTTASTLGSMTRPSELTAKDDKTDGSWALWETLAKKHPEFGKPSAFNSRVDESKWLSFTTTMKDPIFFDLMEKFTGNEAGTGGLVTFTDSNWLMSVVLAAQPHFIGQPKNVQTFWGYGLFVDQIGNFVKKKMSDCTGEELMTELIGHLRFDADKDKIIKAANCIPCMMPYITSQFMPRVKGDRPAVTPAGTSNLAFLGQYCEIPDDVVFTVEYSVRSAQTAVFALLGLENKVSPLYKGEHDPAVLYRAMKTLMS from the coding sequence ATCAAGGCCTATCTGGCGGGCGGCGGCATCGCATCGCTGGCCAGCGCAGCCTATCTCATCCGCGACGGCGGGTTAAAGGGCGACAATATCAGCGTGTTCGAGGAGACCGAACTGCTCGGCGGCAGCCTCGACGGCGACGGCAACGCCGACAAGGGCTATGTGATCCGCGGCGGCCGCATGTTCACCTATGAGGCCTATACCTGCACCTTCGACCTGCTGTCGGGCATTCCCTCGCTCGGCAATCCCGCCATCACCGTCAAGGACGAGATCTACGCCTTCAACGAGAAGCACATTCCGAATTCCAAGGCGCGGCTGGTGCGCGGCGGCCAGAAGGTCGACGTCTCCACCATGGGCTTTTCCGCCCAGGACCGGCTCGACCTGATCGAACTGATGGCGACGTCGGAAGCGACGCTGGGTGCCAGGCGCATCGCGGACATGTTCCAGCCGTCGTTCTTCACCACCAATTTCTGGTACATGTGGGTCACCACCTTCGCATTCCAGCCCTGGCACAGCGCGGTCGAGTTGAAGCGTTACCTGCATCGCTTCATCCAGGAATTCCCACGCATCCAGACGCTGGGCGGCGTGCGCCGCACGCCGTACAATCAATACGATTCCATCGTGCTGCCGCTGACCACCTGGCTGAAGGCCCAGGGCGTAAACTTTGTCACGGGCGTCCGCGTGGCCGACATGGACTTCAAGTACGGGCCACGCGGCAAGGCGGTGGAGCGTCTGCATGTGGTCGAGCATGGCGTGCCGAAGCTGATCGCGGTCGGCGACGACGACCTGGTGTTCGTCACCAACGGTTCGATGACCACCGCCTCCACCCTGGGCTCGATGACGCGGCCCTCCGAGCTGACCGCAAAGGACGACAAGACCGACGGCTCATGGGCGCTGTGGGAGACGCTGGCGAAAAAACACCCGGAATTCGGCAAGCCGTCGGCCTTCAACAGCCGGGTCGATGAATCCAAGTGGCTGTCGTTCACCACCACCATGAAGGATCCGATCTTCTTCGACCTGATGGAGAAATTCACCGGCAACGAAGCCGGCACCGGCGGCCTCGTCACCTTCACCGATTCCAACTGGTTGATGTCGGTGGTGCTGGCGGCGCAGCCGCATTTCATCGGCCAGCCGAAGAACGTTCAGACCTTCTGGGGCTACGGCCTGTTCGTCGACCAGATCGGCAACTTCGTGAAGAAGAAGATGTCGGACTGCACCGGCGAGGAACTGATGACTGAACTGATAGGCCATCTCCGCTTCGATGCCGACAAGGACAAGATCATCAAGGCAGCCAACTGCATCCCCTGCATGATGCCCTATATCACCAGCCAGTTCATGCCGCGCGTCAAGGGCGACCGCCCGGCGGTGACGCCGGCCGGCACCAGCAACCTCGCCTTCCTCGGGCAGTATTGCGAAATCCCTGACGATGTCGTGTTCACCGTGGAGTATTCGGTGCGCTCGGCGCAGACCGCGGTGTTTGCGCTGCTCGGCCTCGAGAACAAGGTCTCGCCGCTATACAAGGGCGAGCACGATCCGGCGGTGCTGTATCGCGCCATGAAGACGCTGATGAGCTGA
- a CDS encoding type II toxin-antitoxin system HicB family antitoxin, translating to MKLEYAIRIERLADSDGGGYLATAPKLPGCMSDGATPEEALRNVQEAIASWIEAAKEWKQEIPKPAPPLARAG from the coding sequence ATGAAACTCGAATATGCCATTCGGATCGAGCGGCTGGCGGACAGCGACGGCGGCGGCTATCTCGCCACAGCGCCGAAGCTTCCGGGATGCATGTCCGATGGGGCGACGCCGGAAGAGGCTCTGCGCAATGTGCAGGAGGCCATCGCTTCGTGGATCGAGGCGGCGAAGGAATGGAAGCAGGAGATCCCCAAGCCCGCGCCGCCATTGGCGCGCGCGGGCTGA
- a CDS encoding type II toxin-antitoxin system HicA family toxin, which translates to MAADLLEQMRRNPAGDWTIGDVEKVCLSHGLLFRAGKGTSHCHAKHPAAAEILTIPARRPIKPVYFRKLVHCIDDHGGHR; encoded by the coding sequence ATGGCGGCGGATCTGCTGGAGCAGATGCGGCGCAATCCGGCGGGCGACTGGACCATCGGCGATGTCGAGAAGGTCTGCCTTTCCCATGGCCTGCTGTTTCGGGCTGGCAAGGGAACCTCGCACTGCCACGCCAAGCACCCGGCAGCGGCCGAAATTCTGACCATTCCGGCCCGGCGACCGATCAAGCCGGTCTACTTTCGCAAACTCGTGCATTGTATTGATGACCACGGAGGTCACCGATGA
- the ruvB gene encoding Holliday junction branch migration DNA helicase RuvB codes for MTTAPTRLITPERRADDIGDTSLRPQNLSEFVGQQQARANLQIFIDAARKRGEALDHVLFVGPPGLGKTTLAQIVARELGVGFRATSGPVIAKAGDLAALLTNLEERDVLFIDEIHRLAPAVEEVLYPAMEDFQLDLIIGEGPAARSVKIELAKFTLVGATTRAGLLTNPLRDRFGIPVRLNFYTVEELEKIVTRGARVLEIGMTADGANEIARRARGTPRIAGRLLRRVRDFASAADASAIDRKIADHALSALEVDSAGLDAMDRRYLTTIAMNYGGGPVGVETMAAALSEPRDAIEDIIEPFLIQCGYLQRTPRGRLLTSHAFKHLGLNEPSRDPSQIGLFGQGIEDE; via the coding sequence ATGACCACTGCTCCCACCCGCCTGATCACCCCCGAGCGCCGCGCCGATGACATCGGCGACACCTCGCTGCGCCCGCAGAACCTGTCCGAATTCGTCGGCCAGCAGCAGGCCCGCGCCAATCTGCAGATCTTCATCGACGCCGCCCGCAAACGCGGCGAGGCGCTCGACCATGTGCTGTTCGTCGGCCCGCCCGGCCTCGGCAAGACCACGCTGGCGCAGATCGTGGCGCGCGAGCTCGGCGTCGGTTTTCGCGCGACGTCGGGGCCTGTCATAGCCAAGGCCGGTGATCTCGCCGCACTCCTGACCAATCTCGAAGAACGCGACGTGCTGTTCATCGACGAGATTCATCGTCTCGCGCCCGCGGTCGAGGAAGTGCTCTATCCCGCGATGGAAGACTTCCAGCTCGATTTGATCATAGGCGAGGGCCCCGCCGCGCGCTCGGTAAAAATCGAACTGGCGAAGTTCACTCTTGTCGGCGCCACCACGCGCGCCGGTCTGCTCACCAATCCGCTGCGCGACCGTTTCGGCATTCCCGTGCGGCTGAATTTCTACACCGTGGAAGAGCTGGAAAAGATCGTCACCCGCGGCGCCCGTGTGCTGGAGATCGGCATGACCGCCGACGGCGCCAACGAGATCGCCCGCCGTGCCCGCGGCACGCCGCGCATCGCCGGCCGCCTACTGCGCCGCGTCCGCGATTTCGCGTCGGCCGCCGACGCCTCGGCCATCGACCGCAAGATCGCCGACCACGCACTGTCCGCGCTGGAAGTCGACAGCGCCGGCCTCGATGCCATGGACCGTCGCTATCTCACCACCATCGCCATGAACTACGGCGGCGGCCCGGTCGGCGTCGAAACCATGGCGGCGGCGCTGTCGGAGCCGCGCGACGCCATCGAGGACATCATCGAGCCGTTCCTGATCCAGTGCGGCTACCTGCAGCGCACCCCGCGCGGCAGGCTGCTCACCTCGCATGCGTTCAAGCATCTCGGGCTGAATGAACCCAGCCGCGATCCGAGCCAGATCGGGTTGTTCGGGCAAGGCATTGAGGACGAGTGA
- the ruvA gene encoding Holliday junction branch migration protein RuvA, translated as MIGKLKGLIDSYGDDYVILDVSGVGYQVHCSARTLQALPQPGGAAVLSIETYVREDQIKLFGFRSDQEREWFRLLQTVQGVGAKVALAVLSTLPPADLANAIALRDKAAVARTVGVGPKVAERIVSELKDKAPAFASVDPALVNLSGAIEDNTAPRPVSDAISALVNLGYGAPQAAAAIAGAARIAGEGAETAQLIRLGLKELAK; from the coding sequence ATGATCGGCAAGCTCAAGGGCCTGATCGACAGCTACGGTGATGACTACGTCATCCTCGACGTCTCCGGCGTCGGCTACCAAGTGCATTGCTCCGCGCGTACGCTGCAGGCGCTGCCGCAGCCGGGCGGGGCGGCGGTGCTGTCGATCGAGACCTATGTCCGCGAGGACCAGATCAAGCTGTTCGGCTTTCGCTCCGACCAGGAGCGCGAATGGTTCCGGCTGCTGCAGACCGTGCAGGGCGTCGGCGCCAAGGTGGCGCTGGCGGTGCTGTCGACATTGCCGCCGGCCGACCTCGCCAATGCCATCGCGCTGCGCGACAAGGCTGCGGTGGCGCGCACCGTCGGCGTCGGCCCGAAAGTCGCCGAGCGGATCGTCAGCGAGTTGAAGGACAAGGCGCCGGCATTTGCATCGGTCGATCCGGCGCTGGTCAATCTGTCCGGCGCCATCGAGGACAACACCGCGCCGCGTCCGGTGTCGGATGCGATCTCCGCTCTGGTCAATCTCGGCTACGGCGCGCCGCAGGCGGCCGCGGCGATTGCCGGTGCCGCGCGCATTGCGGGAGAGGGCGCTGAGACGGCGCAACTGATCCGGCTCGGGCTGAAGGAGTTGGCGAAGTGA
- the ruvC gene encoding crossover junction endodeoxyribonuclease RuvC, whose translation MTAVPIRPSVRIIGIDPGLRRTGWGVIEIDGNRLTYIACGSVEPTDTLPLASRLLGIHEGLSKVLGDFQPAEAAVENTFVNKDGVATLKLGQARGIAMMTPAMFGIAVAEYAPNQVKKTVVGAGHADKNQIQMMLKILLPKAEPKSADAADALAIAITHAHHRQSAQRLLRVVGA comes from the coding sequence ATGACAGCTGTCCCGATTCGCCCATCCGTCCGCATCATCGGCATCGATCCGGGCCTGCGCCGCACCGGCTGGGGCGTCATCGAGATCGATGGCAACCGGCTGACCTATATCGCGTGCGGCTCGGTGGAGCCGACGGACACCCTGCCGCTGGCAAGCCGGCTGCTCGGCATCCATGAGGGGCTGTCGAAAGTGCTCGGCGACTTCCAGCCGGCCGAGGCCGCGGTCGAGAACACCTTCGTCAACAAGGACGGCGTCGCCACGCTCAAGCTCGGCCAGGCCCGCGGCATCGCCATGATGACGCCGGCGATGTTCGGCATCGCGGTGGCCGAATATGCGCCGAACCAGGTCAAGAAGACCGTGGTCGGCGCCGGCCATGCCGACAAGAACCAGATCCAGATGATGCTGAAGATCCTGCTGCCCAAGGCCGAGCCGAAATCCGCCGACGCCGCCGATGCGCTGGCCATCGCCATTACGCATGCGCATCACCGTCAGAGCGCGCAGCGGCTGCTGCGGGTGGTGGGGGCATAA
- a CDS encoding YebC/PmpR family DNA-binding transcriptional regulator has product MAGHSQFKNIMHRKGRQDAQKSKLFSKLAREITVAAKLGTPDPSMNARLRAAVTAARQENMPRDNIERAIKKAIGSDGENYDEMRYEGYGPGGVAVIVQALTDNKNRAASDIRSYFTKSGGNLGETGSVSFMFDHVGIIEYDAAKASADDMLEAAIEAGADDVISSETGHEVYAAQETFRDVAKALEAKFGEPRKAELTWKPQNTVAVDDETGEKLLKLIDLLNDHDDVQNVYANFEVSDALVAKMGG; this is encoded by the coding sequence ATGGCCGGACATTCCCAATTCAAGAACATCATGCACCGCAAGGGCCGGCAGGATGCCCAGAAGTCGAAACTGTTCAGCAAGCTGGCCCGGGAAATTACCGTGGCCGCCAAGCTCGGCACCCCCGACCCGTCGATGAATGCCCGGCTGCGCGCCGCGGTCACCGCCGCCCGCCAGGAAAACATGCCGCGCGACAATATCGAGCGCGCCATCAAGAAGGCGATCGGCTCCGACGGCGAGAATTATGACGAGATGCGCTACGAGGGCTACGGCCCCGGCGGCGTCGCCGTGATCGTCCAGGCGCTCACCGACAACAAAAACCGCGCCGCCTCGGACATCCGCTCCTATTTCACCAAGTCCGGCGGCAATCTCGGCGAAACCGGCTCCGTGTCGTTCATGTTCGACCATGTGGGGATCATCGAATACGACGCCGCCAAGGCCTCCGCCGACGACATGCTGGAAGCCGCCATCGAGGCCGGCGCCGACGACGTGATCTCGTCCGAGACCGGTCATGAAGTCTATGCCGCCCAGGAAACCTTTCGCGACGTCGCCAAGGCGCTGGAAGCGAAATTCGGCGAGCCGCGCAAGGCGGAACTGACCTGGAAGCCGCAAAACACCGTCGCGGTCGACGACGAGACCGGCGAGAAGTTGCTGAAGCTCATCGACCTGCTCAACGATCACGACGACGTCCAGAACGTCTACGCCAACTTCGAGGTATCCGACGCGCTGGTCGCCAAGATGGGCGGCTGA
- a CDS encoding methyl-accepting chemotaxis protein — protein sequence MVFGMFRKRQAPAPVPVAQPAVVVVAAAAVPEPERDSAREILELLELELGALIRQLERAAQSVAGGAESTASTLSTIRQRTDALTGQTSAAQTTATTFAQAADKFTHSAEGIGAQVRNASKLADDAGAAADEASRNVDRLRESSAAIGNVVNLIAQIAKQTTLLALNSTIEAARAGAAGRGFAVVATEVKALAVQTAEATEEIKKKIDALQKDAASSVDAVHRISNAIQAIRPVFDSVNGAVAEQNATTSDMSDNAASASQFIVAVGDSAAEIDSATQAAEVHGQSVAEAGRAVTMFAQKLKSRCATLLRQDEREDERKRERLPCHLQIEIKTRNTTLRAPVYEISLEGILIGGPDAASLQPHEMLTADLVEVGTCRLRVTEQSKAGARALFVAPDAALTSRIEDRLWAIHDENTEFVTRAIDAGVTLNKIFADGIASGAIGIDDMFDESYVEIAGSNPVQVRTRILDWADRALPDFQDKLLATDPRMAFCAAIDRNGYLPVHNSIYSKPQRPGDVAFNTANSRNRRIFNDPAGLAAGRNTRAYLIQSYARDMGNGTTVMMREIDVPIRVHGRHWGGFRTAYKL from the coding sequence ATGGTCTTCGGAATGTTTCGGAAGCGGCAGGCGCCGGCGCCTGTTCCTGTTGCGCAGCCCGCGGTGGTGGTGGTGGCGGCGGCCGCCGTGCCCGAGCCGGAGCGCGATTCGGCGCGCGAGATCCTGGAACTGCTGGAGCTGGAACTGGGGGCGCTAATCCGCCAGCTCGAGCGCGCCGCGCAGTCGGTGGCCGGCGGCGCCGAATCCACCGCCTCCACCCTCTCCACCATCCGCCAGCGCACCGACGCCCTCACCGGCCAGACCAGCGCGGCGCAGACCACCGCCACCACCTTTGCGCAGGCCGCCGACAAGTTCACCCATTCCGCCGAAGGCATCGGCGCCCAGGTGCGCAACGCCAGCAAACTGGCCGACGACGCCGGCGCCGCCGCGGACGAGGCCAGCCGCAACGTCGACCGCCTCAGGGAATCCTCCGCCGCAATCGGCAACGTGGTCAACCTGATCGCCCAGATCGCCAAGCAGACCACGCTGCTGGCGCTCAACTCGACGATCGAGGCCGCACGCGCCGGCGCCGCCGGCCGCGGCTTCGCGGTGGTCGCCACCGAGGTCAAGGCGCTGGCGGTGCAGACCGCAGAGGCCACCGAAGAGATCAAGAAGAAGATCGACGCGCTGCAGAAGGATGCCGCGAGTTCAGTGGATGCGGTGCACCGCATCTCCAACGCGATCCAGGCGATCCGCCCGGTGTTCGACAGCGTCAACGGCGCAGTGGCCGAACAGAACGCCACGACCTCCGACATGTCCGACAATGCCGCCTCGGCGTCGCAATTCATCGTCGCCGTCGGCGACAGCGCTGCCGAGATCGACAGCGCCACCCAGGCCGCTGAGGTGCATGGCCAGAGCGTCGCCGAGGCCGGCCGCGCCGTGACCATGTTCGCACAGAAGCTGAAGTCGCGCTGCGCCACGCTGCTGCGCCAGGACGAACGCGAGGACGAGCGCAAGCGCGAGCGGCTGCCGTGCCACCTGCAGATCGAGATCAAGACCCGCAACACGACGCTGCGTGCGCCGGTCTACGAGATTTCCCTGGAAGGCATTCTGATCGGCGGCCCGGACGCGGCCTCGCTGCAACCGCACGAGATGCTGACGGCCGATCTTGTCGAGGTCGGCACCTGCCGGCTGCGTGTCACCGAACAGTCCAAGGCCGGTGCCCGCGCCCTGTTCGTGGCGCCGGACGCCGCCCTGACCAGCCGGATCGAGGACCGGCTATGGGCGATCCACGACGAGAACACCGAATTCGTCACCCGCGCCATCGATGCCGGCGTCACGCTCAACAAGATCTTCGCCGACGGTATCGCCTCCGGCGCCATCGGCATCGACGACATGTTCGACGAAAGTTATGTGGAGATCGCCGGCTCCAATCCGGTGCAGGTGCGCACGCGGATTCTCGACTGGGCCGACCGCGCGCTGCCGGATTTCCAGGACAAATTGCTGGCGACCGACCCGCGCATGGCGTTCTGCGCCGCGATCGACCGCAACGGCTACCTGCCGGTGCACAACAGCATCTATTCCAAGCCGCAACGGCCCGGCGACGTCGCCTTCAACACCGCCAATTCGCGCAACCGTCGCATCTTCAACGATCCCGCCGGCCTCGCCGCCGGCCGCAACACCCGCGCCTACCTGATCCAGAGCTATGCCCGCGACATGGGCAACGGCACCACGGTGATGATGCGCGAGATCGACGTACCGATCCGCGTGCACGGCCGGCATTGGGGCGGATTCCGCACGGCGTACAAATTGTAG
- a CDS encoding tetratricopeptide repeat protein — protein MSTESVPQERLQPTIASAAPRKRKLHVRAGQYLASQVRERSAAELVMFAKGLAVVVVTVVPIVLTVIVVAKAMIENGIVMTALRVPQSLENAGYTAETATQRLLDEISALNRNSNAAKPKTALGDTQLIDALSSIETPAGNIDLKSFQSLIQKVLGKQIVQISGEITTRTEDGKELLRLRLRQNPGREGLIDVETAQGAETLFRKAALNLLEHIDPEIAAGIYFREYGDEEAAMRLTAVALSGSHPGAEKYAMNLRTYIYLSRGQIGEAASATDGARAMDPEFAAAEYTRAFVLMAQKKPEEALQAAKLGVARAPDADNSYNSLGIVLNSIGRKDEAIEAHRTALKKNVRSIVAYRRLGIVLREAGRTREASDALLTGVAVAPNSSLLQFDYGEDLQRQGRSFEAIAPLRRAIEAQPDNLRFQVALAETEYALGHGAEGDKLASIVKNRIATGEKVPPNLRARADAVVARAPPAQGK, from the coding sequence ATGTCCACTGAGAGCGTTCCGCAAGAACGATTGCAGCCGACCATCGCTTCGGCTGCGCCGAGGAAGCGGAAGTTGCACGTCCGCGCCGGGCAATATCTGGCGTCGCAGGTCCGCGAAAGGTCGGCGGCCGAACTTGTGATGTTTGCCAAGGGGCTCGCGGTGGTGGTCGTGACCGTGGTGCCGATTGTTCTGACGGTGATCGTGGTCGCCAAGGCGATGATCGAGAACGGCATCGTTATGACCGCGCTGCGCGTGCCGCAATCGCTGGAAAATGCAGGCTATACCGCGGAGACGGCCACCCAGCGGCTGCTGGACGAGATCTCCGCGCTCAACCGCAATTCCAACGCGGCGAAGCCAAAGACCGCACTTGGCGATACCCAGTTGATCGACGCGCTGTCGTCGATCGAAACGCCGGCCGGAAACATCGACCTCAAGTCGTTCCAGTCGCTGATCCAGAAGGTGCTCGGCAAGCAGATCGTGCAGATCTCCGGCGAGATCACCACCCGCACCGAGGACGGCAAGGAGCTGCTGCGGCTTCGCCTGCGTCAAAATCCTGGCCGGGAGGGGTTGATTGACGTCGAGACGGCGCAGGGCGCCGAGACCCTGTTCAGGAAGGCCGCGCTGAACCTGCTGGAGCACATCGATCCGGAGATCGCGGCCGGCATCTATTTTCGCGAGTACGGCGACGAGGAAGCCGCCATGCGGCTGACGGCCGTGGCGCTATCGGGCAGTCATCCTGGCGCCGAGAAGTATGCCATGAACCTGCGCACCTACATCTATCTCAGCCGCGGCCAGATTGGCGAGGCCGCCTCGGCCACCGACGGCGCGCGCGCCATGGATCCGGAGTTCGCCGCGGCGGAATACACCCGCGCCTTCGTGCTGATGGCGCAGAAGAAGCCGGAGGAGGCGCTGCAGGCGGCGAAGCTCGGGGTCGCGCGCGCGCCGGATGCCGACAACAGCTACAATTCGCTGGGCATCGTGCTCAATTCCATCGGCCGCAAGGACGAGGCCATCGAGGCGCACCGCACCGCGCTGAAGAAGAACGTGCGCAGCATCGTCGCCTACCGCCGGCTCGGCATCGTGCTGCGCGAGGCCGGCCGAACCCGCGAGGCCAGCGACGCGCTGCTCACCGGCGTGGCGGTGGCGCCGAACAGTTCGCTGCTGCAGTTCGACTACGGTGAGGACCTGCAGCGCCAGGGCCGCAGCTTCGAGGCGATTGCGCCGTTGCGCCGGGCGATCGAGGCGCAGCCCGACAACCTCCGGTTCCAGGTGGCGCTGGCCGAGACCGAATACGCCCTGGGGCACGGCGCCGAGGGCGACAAGCTCGCCAGCATCGTGAAGAACCGCATCGCCACCGGCGAAAAGGTGCCGCCCAATCTCAGGGCGCGCGCCGATGCGGTGGTGGCGCGGGCGCCCCCGGCCCAGGGAAAATAG
- a CDS encoding GDSL-type esterase/lipase family protein, translated as MISMKTALLAAALLGAMAVTHTASAQVVALGASNTEGHGVGASEAYPAQLERMLQAKGKGMSVRNAGVFGDTSAGMLSRLSSSVPEGTKIVILQFGGNDMRQGITPPQRAANIASIQQQLRARGIKTVQADGYVKSALQSGMAQNDRIHLTAAGHQKVAAQLVGSIR; from the coding sequence ATGATCTCGATGAAAACGGCGCTGCTTGCTGCGGCTTTGCTCGGCGCTATGGCCGTCACGCACACCGCATCCGCGCAGGTCGTCGCGCTCGGCGCCAGCAACACCGAAGGTCACGGCGTCGGCGCGTCGGAGGCCTATCCCGCCCAGCTGGAGCGGATGCTGCAGGCAAAGGGCAAGGGGATGTCGGTGCGCAACGCCGGCGTGTTCGGCGACACCTCCGCGGGCATGCTGTCGCGGCTGTCCAGCAGCGTGCCGGAGGGCACGAAAATCGTTATCCTGCAGTTTGGCGGCAACGACATGCGCCAGGGGATCACGCCGCCGCAACGGGCCGCCAACATCGCCAGCATCCAGCAGCAGCTCAGGGCGCGCGGCATCAAGACCGTGCAGGCCGACGGCTACGTCAAGTCTGCGCTGCAGTCGGGCATGGCGCAGAACGACCGCATCCATTTGACCGCCGCCGGCCATCAGAAGGTGGCCGCCCAGCTCGTTGGGTCGATCAGGTAA
- a CDS encoding helix-turn-helix transcriptional regulator yields the protein MTSEELKTSDYYNGFLRKYDAIWSACIGFSNDDDEWCLVMERGDAGGFYTDREQADLVRFGAYLDRAAQLARQLAYANATGMLDAFAALGCASFLLDHAGCVIRHNAQAERLLGNGLMLARGRLRCDRAPDSLALGQLTAALGRSAAAPPVVVHRLSKRPLVIQGIPLAGLASAIFSPATAILLISDTDLRPPPTAMETTQQMFGLTVMESTVLSLLEQEVPLPAVAEVIGMSYETARSHLKRILSKTRTTRQAELLSLLARIQRAPT from the coding sequence GTGACCTCGGAGGAGCTGAAGACCTCCGACTACTACAACGGTTTTCTGCGCAAGTACGATGCGATCTGGTCGGCCTGCATCGGCTTCTCCAATGACGACGACGAATGGTGTCTGGTCATGGAGCGCGGGGACGCCGGAGGTTTTTATACCGACCGCGAGCAGGCCGATCTGGTGCGGTTCGGCGCCTATCTCGACCGCGCCGCGCAGCTGGCGCGCCAGCTGGCCTACGCCAACGCCACCGGTATGCTTGACGCCTTCGCGGCACTGGGCTGCGCCAGTTTCCTGCTCGATCACGCCGGTTGCGTGATCCGCCACAACGCACAGGCGGAGCGACTGCTCGGCAACGGGTTGATGCTGGCGCGCGGCCGGCTGCGCTGTGACCGCGCCCCTGACAGCCTTGCCCTCGGCCAGCTCACCGCCGCCCTCGGCCGCAGCGCAGCCGCACCGCCGGTGGTGGTGCACCGGCTGTCGAAGCGGCCGCTGGTGATCCAGGGCATCCCGCTGGCCGGTCTCGCCAGCGCAATCTTCTCGCCGGCGACGGCCATCCTTCTGATCTCCGACACCGACCTCCGGCCACCGCCGACGGCCATGGAGACCACGCAGCAGATGTTCGGTTTGACGGTGATGGAATCGACGGTGCTGTCGCTGCTCGAGCAGGAAGTGCCGCTTCCGGCCGTCGCCGAGGTGATTGGCATGTCCTACGAGACGGCGCGCTCGCACCTGAAGCGCATCCTGTCCAAGACCCGCACCACCCGCCAGGCCGAGTTGCTGTCGCTGCTCGCCCGCATCCAGCGCGCGCCAACCTAG